The following are encoded in a window of Naumovozyma castellii chromosome 8, complete genome genomic DNA:
- the RPB2 gene encoding DNA-directed RNA polymerase II subunit RPB2 (ancestral locus Anc_5.497), translated as MSAPGEEEYYDEDDVYGFEDENAPITAEDAWAVISSFFREKGLVSQQLDSFNQFVDYTLQDIISEDSTLILEQLAQHTTETDNVSRKYEIGFGKIYVTKPMVNESDGVTHALYPQEARLRNLTYSSGLFVDVKKRTYEAVDVPGRELKYELIAEESEEESESGKVFIGRLPIMLRSKNCYLSDATESDLYKLKECPFDMGGYFIINGSEKVLIAQERSAGNIVQVFKKAAPSPISHVAEIRSALEKGSRFISTLQVKLYGREGSDARTINATLPYIKQDIPIVIIFRALGIIPDGEILEHICYDVNDWQMLEMLKPCVEDGFVIQDRETALDFIGRRGTALGIKKEKRIQYAKDILQKEFLPHITQLEGFESRKAFFLGYMINRLLLCALDRKDQDDRDHFGKKRLDLAGPLLASLFKTLFRKLTKDIFRYMQRTVEEAHDFNMKLAINAKTITSGLKYALATGNWGEQKKAMSSRAGVSQVLNRYTYSSTLSHLRRTNTPIGRDGKLAKPRQLHNTHWGLVCPAETPEGQACGLVKNLSLMSCISVGTDPMPIITFLSEWGMEPLEDYVPHQSPDATRVFVNGVWHGVHRNPARLMDTLRTLRRKGDINPEVSMIRDIREKELKIFTDAGRVYRPLFIVEDDETLGHKELKVRKGHIAKLMATEYQDIEGGFEDAEEYTWTSLLNEGLVEYIDAEEEETILISMQPEDLEPPMENEEVIDDMDPAKRIRATQHATTFTHCEIHPSMILGVAASIIPFPDHNQSPRNTYQSAMGKQAMGVFLTNYNVRMDTMANILYYPQKPLGTTRSMEYLKFRELPAGQNAIVAIACYSGYNQEDSMIMNQSSIDRGLFRSLFFRSYMDQEKKYGMSITETFEKPQRTNTLRMKHGTYDKLDDDGLIAPGVRVSGEDIIIGKTTPISPDEEELGQRTAYHSKRDASTPLRSTENGIVDQVLITTNQDGLKFVKVRVRTTKVPQIGDKFASRHGQKGTIGITYRREDMPFTAEGIVPDLIINPHAIPSRMTVAHLIECLLSKVAALSGNEGDASPFTDITVEGISKLLREHGYQSRGFEVMYNGHTGKKLMAQIFFGPTYYQRLRHMVDDKIHARARGPMQVLTRQPVEGRSRDGGLRFGEMERDCMIAHGAAAFLKERLMEASDAFRVHICGNCGLMSVIAKLNHNQFECKGCDNKIDIYQIHIPYAAKLLFQELMAMNITPRLYTERSRDF; from the coding sequence ATGTCAGCTCctggagaagaagaatattatgatgaagacgatGTTTACggatttgaagatgaaaacgCTCCTATCACAGCGGAAGACGCCTGGGCAgttatttcttcatttttccGTGAAAAAGGTTTAGTATCCCAACAATTGGACTCTTTCAATCAATTCGTCGATTATACTTTGCAGGATATCATTTCTGAAGATTCCACTTTGATTCTAGAACAATTAGCACAACATACCACTGAAACTGATAATGTTAGTAGGAAATATGAAATCGGTTTCGGGAAAATTTATGTTACCAAACCGATGGTTAATGAATCTGATGGTGTTACTCATGCCTTATATCCACAAGAAGCACGTTTACGTAATTTGACCTATTCTTCTGGTTTATTCGTTGATGTGAAAAAGAGAACTTACGAAGCTGTCGATGTTCCAGGAAGAGAGTTGAAATATGAATTAATTGCAGAGGAATCTGAAGAGGAAAGTGAAAGTGGGAAAGTCTTCATCGGTCGTTTGCCTATCATGTTAAGATCAAAGAATTGTTACTTAAGTGATGCCACGGAGTCAGATTTATATAAACTAAAAGAATGTCCTTTCGATATGGGTGGgtatttcattattaatggtTCTGAAAAAGTTTTAATCGCTCAAGAACGTTCAGCAGGTAATATCGTACAAGTCTTTAAGAAAGCAGCCCCATCCCCAATTTCACATGTCGCAGAAATTAGATCAGCATTGGAAAAGGGTTCCAGATTTATTAGTACATTACAAGTTAAATTATATGGTCGTGAGGGAAGTGACGCTCGTACAATCAATGCAACTTTACCATACATTAAACAAGATATTCCAATCGTTATTATCTTTAGAGCACTTGGTATTATCCCTGATGGTGAAATCTTAGAACATATTTGTTACGATGTTAATGACTGGCAAATGTTAGAAATGTTGAAACCTTGTGTGGAAGATGGTTTTGTCATCCAAGATCGTGAAACTGCCTTAGATTTTATTGGTCGTCGTGGTACTGCATTAGGTatcaagaaggaaaagagaATTCAATACGCAAAGGACATTTTACAAAAGGAATTTTTACCTCATATTACTCAGTTAGAAGGGTTTGAAAGTAGAAAGGCATTTTTCCTTGGTTATATGATTAATAGACTATTGTTGTGTGCTTTGGACCGTAAAGATCAAGATGATCGTGATCATTTCGGTAAGAAAAGATTAGATTTGGCTGGTCCATTATTAGCATCTCTTTTCAAGACTCTATTCAGAAAATTaacaaaagatattttccGTTACATGCAAAGGACTGTGGAAGAAGCTCATGATTTCAATATGAAATTGGCTATTAATGCCAAGACAATTACATCAGGTCTTAAATATGCCTTAGCCACTGGTAATTGGGGTGAACAGAAAAAGGCCATGTCATCAAGAGCAGGTGTTTCACAAGTGTTGAATCGTTATACTTATTCCTCTACCTTATCACATTTGAGAAGAACTAATACGCCGATTGGTCGTGATGGTAAATTAGCCAAACCTCGTCAACTACATAATACACATTGGGGGCTGGTCTGTCCTGCAGAAACACCTGAAGGTCAAGCGTGTGGGTTAGTCAAGAATTTATCGTTAATGTCATGTATATCTGTTGGTACCGATCCAATGCCAATTATTACTTTCTTAAGTGAATGGGGTATGGAACCATTAGAAGATTACGTTCCTCATCAATCTCCAGATGCTACCAGAGTGTTCGTTAATGGTGTCTGGCATGGTGTTCATAGAAATCCAGCTAGATTAATGGACACTTTGAGAACGTTGAGAAGAAAGGGTGATATTAATCCGGAAGTCTCAATGATTAGAGATATTCGTGAAAAGGAGTTGAAAATCTTTACAGATGCAGGTAGAGTGTATAGACCATTGTTCattgttgaagatgatgaaactcTTGGTCATAAAGAATTGAAGGTAAGAAAGGGTCATATTGCCAAGTTAATGGCTACTGAATACCAAGATATCGAAGGTGGGTTTGAAGATGCCGAAGAATATACATGGACTTCATTGTTGAACGAAGGTCTTGTGGAATATATCGATgcagaggaagaagaaacgattttaatttcaatgcAACCAGAAGATTTGGAACCAccaatggaaaatgaagaagttaTAGATGATATGGACCCTGCCAAACGTATTAGAGCCACACAACATGCTACAACATTTACACATTGTGAAATTCATCCTTCTATGATTCTTGGGGTTGCCGCATCAATCATTCCATTCCCTGATCATAATCAATCCCCACGTAATACATATCAATCTGCGATGGGTAAACAAGCCATGGGTGTTTTCCTTACGAATTATAATGTTCGTATGGATACAATGGCAAACATTCTATATTATCCACAAAAACCTTTAGGTACAACACGttcaatggaatatttgaagTTCAGAGAACTTCCTGCTGGTCAAAATGCTATCGTGGCTATTGCTTGTTATTCAGGTTATAACCAAGAAGATTCCATGATTATGAATCAATCATCTATTGATCGTGGGTTGTTTAGATCGCTATTTTTCAGATCCTACATGGatcaagaaaagaaatacgGTATGTCTATTACtgaaacatttgaaaaaccACAACGTACCAATACATTGAGAATGAAACATGGTACATATGAtaaattagatgatgatgggTTGATTGCACCAGGTGTTAGAGTTTCTGGTGAAGATATAATTATTGGTAAGACTACACCAATATCGCCggatgaagaagaattaggGCAAAGGACCGCATATCATTCTAAGCGTGATGCATCAACACCTTTGAGAAGTACAGAAAATGGTATTGTTGATCAGGTTCTAATAACAACCAATCAAGATGGTTTGAAATTCGTTAAAGTCCGTGTCAGGACAACTAAAGTTCCACAAATTGGTGATAAATTTGCATCTCGTCATGGTCAAAAGGGTACCATTGGTATTACATACCGTAGAGAAGACATGCCATTTACTGCGGAAGGTATTGTTCCAGATTTAATCATTAATCCACATGCTATCCCATCTCGTATGACAGTGGCGCATTTAATTGAATGTTTGCTAAGTAAGGTTGCTGCTCTATCTGGTAATGAAGGTGATGCATCTCCATTTACTGATATTACAGTGGAAGgtatttccaaattattgCGTGAACATGGTTATCAATCTCGTGGGTTTGAAGTTATGTATAATGGTCATACAGGTAAGAAACTAATGGCGCAAATCTTTTTCGGTCCTACTTATTATCAACGTTTAAGACATATGGTCGATGATAAGATTCATGCCAGAGCTCGTGGTCCAATGCAAGTTTTAACTAGACAACCTGTGGAAGGTAGATCAAGAGATGGTGGTTTAAGATTCGGTGAAATGGAACGTGATTGTATGATTGCTCATGGTGCTGCTGCATTCTTAAAGGAAAGATTAATGGAGGCATCAGACGCCTTTAGAGTTCATATTTGCGGTAATTGTGGTCTGATGTCCGTTATCGCCAAATTAAATCATAACCAATTTGAATGTAAAGGTTGTGATAACAAGATTGATATCtatcaaattcatattCCATATGCAGCCAAATTGTTATTCCAAGAATTGATGGCCATGAATATCACTCCTCGTTTATACACGGAACGTTCGAGAGATTTTTAA
- the ATG40 gene encoding Atg40p (ancestral locus Anc_5.499) — translation MFNFIFYIISNVLLSWVPLILTIETIQSSKDMSGPNTDSLQQAKHLFYKTLLQFWILSALFFNLIPYSPIRLLYSTVPFSSFISTAFFLVLTLELISKFHEYMAFTKSTEVYHLPSQFVNRKFARFKLLMSILFGQYNSFVPKKREVTFHFGNITEFFITIPEFYSLPKTSYINESFVILTDYASKIIQTMFSYFSNDNKTLKKEKVKGNYKYFETIPLNTSNAREDYDLLDDIISETKKWL, via the coding sequence ATGttcaattttatattttatatcaTAAGCAACGTTCTGCTTTCATGGGTTCCCCTCATCTTAACTATTGAAACTATACAATCCTCCAAAGATATGTCTGGTCCCAATACTGATTCCTTACAACAGGCTAAACACCTATTTTATAAAACATTATTGCAATTTTGGATATTATCAGCTTTATTTTTCAACCTTATCCCATATTCTCCAATTCGTCTGTTATATAGCACAGTACCATTTTCCTCATTCATTTCTACAGCCTTTTTCTTAGTGTTGACCTTGGAattaatttccaaatttcatGAGTACATGGCTTTTACCAAATCCACGGAGGTTTACCACTTACCATCGCAGTTTGTAAACAGAAAATTTGCAAGGTTTAAATTGTTAATGTCAATTCTATTTGGACAATACAATTCGTTCGTTCCAAAAAAAAGGGAAGTTACTTTTCATTTTGGTAATATCACagaattcttcattacAATCCCGGAATTTTATTCCTTACCTAAAACAAGTTACATCAATGAAAGTTTTGTAATTTTAACAGATTATGCTTCAAAAATAATCCAAACAATGTTTTCctatttttcaaatgataacAAAAccttgaagaaagaaaaagtaaAGGGTAActataaatattttgaaactatTCCCTTAAACACCTCTAATGCCAGAGAAGACTATGATCTCTTGGATGATATCATTTCAGAAACTAAGAAATGGTTGTAA
- the PDR5 gene encoding ATP-binding cassette multidrug transporter PDR5 (ancestral locus Anc_5.500) gives MSEKKTLDVSSINSIDPSNDNSANSTNSENLHEYHGFDQTAEEEIRELARTLTIQSVNNASVHESINELENQSIFTPEMEGINPVFTNPANPGYNPKLDPVSEDFSSKAWVQNMANISLADPDFYKPYSLGCVWKNLSASGESSDVAYQSTFLNMPYKILSTGYRKLKSSKTEDRFEILKPMDGCLNPGELLVVLGRPGSGCTTLLKSISSNTHGFKISDESTISYSGLTPKEVKRHYRGEVVYNAEADIHLPHLTVFQTLYTVARLKTPTNRIKGVDRDTFARHMTEVAMATYGLSHTRNTKVGNDLVRGVSGGERKRVSIAEVSICGSKFQCWDNATRGLDSATALEFIRALKTQATISNSAATVAIYQCSQDAYDLFDKVCVLDGGYQLYYGPGNKAKKYFQDMGYLCPERQTTADFLTSVTSPAERVINPEFIKKGIKVPQTPKDMGDYWLNSQNYKELMTEIDRKLSENVEESRETIRGAHVAKQSKRARPSSPYTVSYGLQVKYLLERNFWRIRNNASISLFMIFGNSSMAFILGSMFYKVMRKGDTSTFYFRGAAMFFAILFNAFSCLLEIFSLYEARPITEKHRTYSLYHPSADAFASIISEIPTKFCIAVCFNIIFYFLVNFRMNGGVFFFYLLMNVVGVFCMSHMFRCVGSLTKSLSEAMVPASMLLLALSMYTGFAIPKKKMLRWSRWIWYINPLSYLFESLMINEFHDVKYPCAQYIPFGPAYANISGTERVCSAVGAVPGQAYILGDDYIKESYGYKHSEKWRSLGIGLAYAIFFLGVYLFLCEYNEGAKQAGEILVFPRSVIKRLKKEGKLREKNTAEDIEMAADTSVTDKQLLSSDEMAEESGANIGLSKSEAIFHWRNLCYDVQIKDETRRILNNVDGWVKPGTLTALMGASGAGKTTLLDCLAERVTMGVITGDVLVNGRPRDQSFPRSIGYCQQQDLHLKTSTVRESLRFSAYLRQPADVSIEEKNQYVEDVIKILEMEAYADAVVGVAGEGLNVEQRKRLTIGVELTAKPKLLVFLDEPTSGLDSQTAWSICQLMKKLADHGQAILCTIHQPSAILMQEFDRLLFMQRGGRTVYFGDLGKGCQTMIDYFERNGSHPCPADANPAEWMLEVVGAAPGSHANQDYHEVWRNSAEYKAVQEELDWMAQELPKKQVEESAADQREFATSVPYQAKIVSIRLFEQYWRSPEYLWSKFILTIFNQLFIGFTFFKADTSLQGLQNQMLSIFMFVCIFNPILQQYLPSFVQQRDLYEARERPSRTFSWKAFIFSQIVVEVPWNLLAGTLAFFIYYYPIGFYANASAAGQLHERGALFWLFSCAFYVYVGSMGLAAISFNQLAENAANLASLLFTMSLSFCGVMTTPGAMPRFWIFMYRVSPLTYFIDATLAVGVANVDVHCSDYELLRFTPASGMTCGEYMTPYMEMMGTGYLKDSSATDQCEFCTVSHTNEYLSQVNSSYSRRWRNYGIFICYIAINYIFAVLFYYMARVPKNKGKSSSKGFLSKFKK, from the coding sequence ATGTCTGAAAAAAAGACTTTAGACGTATCTTCAATCAACTCAATTGATCCATCAAATGACAATTCTGCTAATTCCACTAATTCTGAGAACTTACATGAATATCATGGGTTCGATCAAActgctgaagaagaaattagagAATTAGCAAGAACTTTAACTATTCAAAGTGTTAACAATGCCTCAGTTCACGAATCAATCAATGAACTGGaaaatcaatcaatttttACTCCAGAAATGGAAGGTATCAACCCAGTGTTTACTAATCCAGCTAATCCAGGTTACAACCCCAAATTAGATCCCGTCTCTGAAGATTTCTCTTCCAAGGCTTGGGTCCAAAATATGGCAAACATCTCTCTAGCAGATCCAGATTTTTACAAGCCATATTCTCTTGGTTGTGTTTGGAAAAACTTGAGTGCATCCGGTGAATCATCTGATGTCGCATACCAATCAACTTTCTTGAACATGCCatacaaaatattaagtACAGGTTACAGAAAATTAAAGTCTTCCAAGACCGAGGACAGATTCGAAATCTTGAAGCCAATGGATGGTTGTTTAAATCCAGGTGAATTATTAGTCGTCTTGGGTAGACCAGGGTCCGGTTGTACCACTTTATTGAAATCCATCTCTTCAAACACACATGGTTTCAAGATCAGTGATGAATCGACTATCTCATACAGTGGGTTGACACCAAAGGAAGTAAAGAGACATTACCGTGGTGAAGTCGTTTATAACGCAGAAGCTGATATCCATTTACCACATTTAACTGTTTTCCAAACTCTATACACAGTCGCCAGATTAAAGACTCCAACTAACCGTATTAAAGGTGTTGACAGAGACACTTTTGCAAGACATATGACTGAAGTCGCTATGGCTACATATGGGTTATCACACACAAGAAATACTAAAGTCGGTAACGATTTAGTTAGAGGTGTTTCCGGTGGTGAAAGAAAGCGTGTTTCCATCGCTGAAGTTTCCATTTGTGGGTCCAAGTTCCAATGTTGGGATAATGCCACTAGAGGTTTAGATTCTGCAACCGCTTTAGAATTTATTCGTGCTTTGAAAACTCAAGCTACCATCTCCAACTCCGCTGCCACTGTGGCTATCTACCAATGTTCTCAAGATGCTTATGATCTATTTGATAAGGTTTGTGTCTTGGACGGTGGTTATCAATTATACTATGGTCCTGGTAACAAGGctaaaaaatatttccaagaTATGGGGTATCTATGTCCAGAAAGACAAACCACTGCTGATTTCTTAACATCCGTGACCAGTCCAGCTGAAAGAGTCATCAACCCAGAATTTATCAAGAAGGGTATTAAGGTTCCACAAACTCCAAAGGATATGGGTGATTATTGGTTAAATTCTCAAAATTACAAGGAATTAATGACTGAAATTGATCGTAAACTAAGTGAAAACGTCGAAGAAAGTCGTGAAACCATCAGAGGAGCTCATGTTGCTAAACAATCAAAGAGAGCAAGACCATCATCTCCTTACACTGTCAGTTATGGGTTACAAGTTAAATATCTTCtagaaagaaatttctGGAGAATACGAAATAATGCATCCATTAGTTTGTTTATGATCTTCGGTAATAGTTCCATGGCTTTCATTTTAGGTTCCATGTTTTACAAAGTTATGAGGAAAGGTGATACCTCAACATTTTATTTCCGTGGTGCAGCTATGTTCTTCGCCATTTTGTTTAACGCATTCTCATGTCTATTAGAAATTTTCTCCCTATATGAAGCAAGACCAATTACTGAAAAGCATAGAACATATTCTCTTTATCATCCAAGTGCAGATGCATTCGCATCCATTATCTCCGAAATTCCAACCAAATTTTGTATCGCTGTTTGTTTCAACATTATCTTCTATTTCCTTGTGAACTTCAGAATGAATGGTGgtgttttcttcttttatCTATTAATGAATGTCGTCGGTGTCTTCTGTATGTCCCATATGTTTAGATGTGTCGGTTCTTTAACTAAATCACTATCAGAAGCTATGGTGCCTGCATCAATGTTGTTACTAGCCCTATCCATGTATACTGGTTTTGCAATCCCAAAAAAGAAGATGTTACGTTGGTCAAGATGGATCTGGTACATTAATCCATTATCTTACTTATTTGAGTCTCTAATGATTAATGAATTCCATGATGTTAAATACCCATGTGCACAATATATTCCATTTGGTCCTGCTTATGCTAACATCTCTGGTACTGAAAGAGTTTGTTCCGCTGTGGGTGCTGTCCCAGGTCAAGCTTACATTTTAGGTGACGATTATATTAAGGAAAGTTATGGTTACAAGCATAGTGAGAAATGGCGTTCCCTTGGTATTGGTTTGGCTTATGctatcttcttcttaggTGTTTACTTGTTCCTTTGTGAATATAATGAAGGTGCGAAGCAAGCTGGTGAAATTTTAGTCTTCCCACGTAGTGTTATTAAACgtttaaagaaagaaggtAAATTGAGAGAAAAGAATACTGCCGAAGATATCGAAATGGCTGCTGATACTAGTGTCACTGATAAACAATTACTCTCTTCCGATGAAATGGCTGAAGAAAGTGGTGCCAATATTGGGTTAAGTAAATCTGAAGCCATCTTCCATTGGAGAAACTTATGTTATGATGTTCAAATTAAGGATGAAACAAGACGTATCTTAAACAATGTCGATGGTTGGGTTAAGCCTGGTACTTTGACTGCCTTAATGGGTGCCTCTGGTGCTGGTAAGACTACTTTATTAGATTGTTTAGCTGAAAGAGTTACTATGGGTGTTATTACAGGTGATGTTTTGGTTAATGGTCGCCCTCGTGATCAATCTTTCCCAAGATCTATTGGTTACTGTCAACAACAAGATTTACATTTGAAGACTTCCACTGTTAGAGAGTCTTTGAGATTTTCTGCTTACTTGCGTCAACCAGCTGATGTTTCCATTGAGGAAAAGAACCAATACGTGGAAGATGTTATTAAGATTTTAGAAATGGAAGCGTATGCTGATGCTGTTGTCGGTGTTGCCGGTGAAGGTTTGAATGTTGAACAAAGAAAGAGATTAACTATTGGTGTTGAATTGACTGCcaaaccaaaattattGGTTTTCCTTGATGAACCAACCTCTGGTTTAGATTCCCAAACTGCTTGGTCTATTTgtcaattgatgaaaaaattggCTGATCATGGTCAAGCTATTTTGTGTACTATCCATCAACCCTCTGCTATTTTGATGCAAGAATTTGACCGTCTATTGTTTATGCAACGTGGTGGTAGAACTGTTTATTTCGGTGATTTAGGTAAAGGTTGTCAAACTATGattgattattttgaaagaaatggTTCTCACCCTTGTCCTGCTGATGCCAATCCTGCTGAATGGATGTTGGAAGTTGTCGGTGCTGCCCCAGGTTCTCATGCCAACCAAGATTACCATGAAGTTTGGAGAAACTCTGCTGAATACAAGGCTgtccaagaagaattagattGGATGGCTCAAGAACttccaaagaaacaagTTGAAGAATCTGCTGCTGATCAAAGAGAATTTGCCACTTCTGTTCCATATCAAGCCAAGATTGTCAGTATTCGTCTTTTTGAACAATACTGGAGATCTCCAGAATATTTATGGTCCAAGTTTATCTTGACtattttcaatcaattgttTATCGgtttcactttcttcaagGCTGACACATCTTTACAAGGTCTACAAAACCAAATGTTGTCCATCTTCATGTTTGTCTGTATTTTCAATCCAATTTTGCAACAATATTTACCATCTTTCGTTCAACAAAGAGATTTGTATGAAGCTAGAGAACGTCCATCAAGAACATTTTCCTGGAAGGCATTTATCTTCTCCcaaattgttgttgaagtTCCATGGAATTTATTAGCTGGTACTTTAGCTTTCTTCATTTACTACTATCCAATTGGTTTCTACGCTAATGCTTCTGCTGCTGGTCAATTACATGAAAGAGGTGCTCTTTTCTGGTTATTCTCCTGTGCTTTCTACGTTTATGTTGGTTCCATGGGTTTAGCTGCTATTTCTTTCAATCAATTAGCCGAAAATGCTGCCAATTTAGCCTCTTTGTTGTTTACTATGTCTTTATCTTTCTGTGGTGTTATGACTACTCCAGGTGCTATGCCAAGATTCTGGATTTTCATGTACAGAGTATCTCCATTAACTTATTTCATTGATGCTACTTTAGCTGTTGGTGTTGCCAACGTTGATGTTCACTGTTCTGATTATGAATTACTAAGATTTACTCCAGCTTCAGGTATGACTTGTGGTGAATATATGACACCATACATGGAAATGATGGGTACTGGTTATTTGAAAGACTCTTCCGCTACTGATCAATGTGAATTCTGTACCGTCTCTCACACTAATGAATATTTGTCCCAAGTTAATTCGTCCTATTCTAGGAGGTGGAGAAACTATGGTATTTTCATCTGTTACATTGCCATTAATTACATCTTTGCTGTTCTCTTCTATTACATGGCTAGAGTTCCAAAGAATAAGGGTAAGAGTAGCAGTAAGGGCTTTTTATCCAAGTTcaagaaataa
- the ISN1 gene encoding IMP 5'-nucleotidase (ancestral locus Anc_5.501) codes for MEGNLKGEVDIHDTSCQRSKFQYNKMSSRYRVEYHLKSHRKDEFIDWIKGLLAAPFVLHAISNVDQNDDNDDLAITQRVKSQYADIFKDIEYLIANKIEFDSTLEVGEDRTSPLGQSRLNMLVPSIGTFFTELPLEKAFLWEDDKKRISARRMVAPSFNDVRNILNTAQIFHFIKQKKMPNGQKLRMVTFDGDVTLYEDGGSLYDTNPVIPCILQLLAMDIHVGIVTAAGYDEAASYERRLKGLINALEKSENLTKDQKHNLTIMGGESNYLFRYSEEGGSNDDADGTQSGFVPIEKEVWMLPHMQEWSKDDIQLTLDFAERTLNGLKKRLNIPAEVPIIRKKRAVGIVPGRRFDERLQTNVPVKLAREQLEEIVLTLQNNLEGYTPSRRIQFSCFDGGSDVWCDIGGKNLGIMTLQKYYNPENPIKPCETLHVGDQFAPMGSANDFKARLAGCTLWIASPQETVDILHRLIEG; via the coding sequence ATGGAAGGAAACTTAAAGGGAGAAGTCGATATTCATGACACATCTTGTCAAAGGAGCAAATTCCAGTACAATAAGATGTCGTCGAGATATAGAGTTGAgtatcatttgaaaagtcATCGTAAGGATGAATTCATAGATTGGATAAAGGGTCTTTTAGCAGCTCCGTTTGTATTACACGCGATATCCAACGTTGATCagaatgatgataatgatgatttggCAATTACTCAACGTGTCAAATCGCAATACGCAGatatatttaaagatatcGAATATCTGATTGCTAATaagattgaatttgattccACTTTAGAGGTTGGTGAGGATAGAACGTCACCATTGGGACAATCGAGATTAAATATGTTAGTCCCCTCTATTGGAACTTTCTTTACAGAATTGCCGTTAGAAAAGGCATTTCTATGGGAAGATGATAAGAAACGGATATCAGCAAGGAGAATGGTGGCTCCAAGCTTTAACGATGTGAGAAACATCTTGAATACTGCACaaattttccactttattAAGCAAAAGAAGATGCCCAATGGACAGAAATTGAGAATGGTCACATTTGATGGGGATGTAACTTTATATGAAGATGGCGGGTCATTATATGACACAAATCCTGTCATTCCATGTATTTTACAGTTATTAGCAATGGATATTCATGTTGGGATTGTTACTGCTGCAGGTTATGACGAAGCTGCCAGTTATGAAAGAAGGTTGAAGGGATTAATTAATGCTTTAGAgaaatctgaaaatttaaCTAAAGATCAAAAACATAATTTAACTATTATGGGTGGGGAATCAAATTATCTTTTCCGTTATAGCGAAGAAGGTGGTAGTAACGATGATGCTGATGGAACACAATCTGGATTTGTCCCCATAGAGAAAGAAGTTTGGATGTTACCACATATGCAGGAATGGTCAAAAGATGACATCCAACTAACTTTAGATTTTGCCGAAAGAACGTTGAACGgtttaaagaaaagattaaataTCCCAGCTGAGGTTCCTATTATTAGAAAGAAGAGAGCTGTTGGAATAGTCCCTGGAAGAAGGTTCGATGAGAGATTACAAACAAATGTACCAGTAAAATTGGCAAGAGAACAATTAGAGGAAATTGTTCTCACTTTGcaaaataatttggaagGATATACACCAAGCAGACGTATACAATTTAGTTGTTTTGATGGTGGTAGCGATGTCTGGTGTGATATTGGTGGTAAAAATCTAGGTATTATGACgcttcaaaaatattataatcCAGAAAATCCTATCAAACCATGTGAAACCTTACATGTTGGAGACCAATTTGCTCCAATGGGATCCGCTAATGATTTTAAGGCAAGACTAGCTGGTTGTACACTATGGATCGCTTCTCCACAAGAAACTGTTGATATTTTACATAGACTAATAGAAGGTTAG